In Struthio camelus isolate bStrCam1 chromosome 4, bStrCam1.hap1, whole genome shotgun sequence, a genomic segment contains:
- the NEUROG2 gene encoding neurogenin-2 produces MRGAAESPAPAGDDEQLLLRRRRRASPARSPSLPSSAGEEEDEEEEEDDDDEGPASPGQAALPLRRGRGRGRGGGGGPRAARTAEAAQRLRRSRRLKANNRERNRMHHLNAALDALRDVLPTFPEDARLTKIETLRFAHNYIWALTETLRLAGAGRLGPPGPDGGSPSPASSWSSGGAASPAPSASPYACTLSPASPAGSASEPEAWGARCPPAPRRCL; encoded by the coding sequence aTGCGGGGGGCGGCCGAgagcccggcgccggcgggcgacgacgagcagctgctgctgcggcggcggcgccgcgcctcgcccgcccgctcgccctcgCTGCCGTCCAGCgccggcgaggaggaggacgaggaggaggaggaggacgacgacgacgaAGGGCCGGCGTCCCCCGGCCAGGCGGCGCTgccgctgcggcggggccggggccggggccggggcggcggcggcggcccgcgggcggCGCGCACGGCCGAGGCGGCGCAGCGGctgcggcggagccggcggctgAAGGCCAACAACCGGGAGCGCAACCGCATGCACCACCTGAACGCGGCGCTGGACGCGCTGCGCGACGTGCTGCCCACCTTCCCCGAGGACGCGCGGCTCACCAAGATCGAGACGCTCCGCTTCGCCCACAACTACATCTGGGCCCTCACCGAGACGCTGCGCCTggccggcgccggccgcctcGGCCCGCCGGGCCCCGACGGCGGCAGCCCCTCGCCCGCCTCGTCGTggagcagcggcggcgccgccagccccgcgccctccGCCTCGCCCTACGCCTGCACTTTAtcgcccgccagccccgccggctCCGCCTCGGAGCCCGAGGCCTggggcgcccgctgccccccggcgccccgccgctgcctctag
- the ALPK1 gene encoding alpha-protein kinase 1 isoform X1, with product MNNQNVVATLLQECKQALDALLSAKSDTCEEDEREYQRCEALLPDELRTLLEEAKGMKWPFVPEKWQYKQDIGPEDKTNLQDMISARLPDLLVYLKASIMVKDCVTAAAIVFLIDRFLYWIDASSKLLQVAKGLHKLQPTTPIGPQVVIRQARLSVNTGKLLKAEYILSSLINGNGATGTWQYATESDRTLVQSVCLQIRGQILQKLGMWYEAAELIWASVVGYFKLPQPDKKGIATSLGILADIFASMNEKDYVRFKTNAEINLRLLGEFSHRLLSAAEACKLAAAYSQYTPLFVLTAVNIRGTCLLSYSHSKDCPPEKRKFYLSEAKESFEIGLLTKNESSPVTSKQELHSFIKAAFCLATVHRWLYGESEKLCEVNQLCKEAMGKLHAYSTSFTEDEDKGMLANEIMSLITCIKKSLQVESFPNSDARSYVPDSYKGAVEKLNLQGEANFEKILAVHSQHHLSVCEVFENACRIHETTPGENKMGACITTLKTETKNIDTVCTTEETARKGKDTAKIRTASEARSSSERLSGQTRNKHIGSDVMKSSFEEIEPLGRVVNDENSVFSRQQNTSQTTTSENSWCKLSKSSYSSSWEELNCNSSKEPPREGQQQEKGLAGEQCCTTGSEENAPAGSSRSSSPGAWHPSPRELPQSCLGSPQPSTQADAPLGGQLAEKSSVCGEQLLEGRRHGKSTSEKTAREAGNKDLANKAVASLPRPCPGPARPRREAAAASSSSSSSSWEELEVRPSCSTADSGRGARARGTAGPGPAKGGTWAGPEAETAGSLEVPAAEAWRHASGVASVRAMSVKLEVARDSSVRDWLRKSAAVRGSGSLKMPEVDPQAETVNDAEFDFISTGNLANHYPTATVPEHQLSPSTQTTSPSAGRMSITDRFDCATTEEDEEKPQNVGNTKQESSSSLSPWHKPAHVSKSSSESVGPFLNPGGSGFVFVPGRIKEDVFNARLLRDDDYAKLLSGVEHSWLVQRLLPAGIFKAKQLQKAYSALILKYSKKSGLWTGQETAVFIGDYLNVAKEGKQRSAFWIHFLHQEESLGRYVGKEYKEEKGLLHHFSDVERQMTAQYYVTEFNKRLYEQKVPTQIFYIPSAVLLILEDRTIKGCVSVEPYILGEFVKLSNNTKVVKNEYKATQYGLAYGHFCYEFSNGTDVVVDLQGWVTGNGKGLIYLTDPQIHSLNRKDASHSNFGKRGIYYFFNDQHVECNEICRRLSLARPSIEPPV from the exons GTTTATTTGAAAGCCTCCATCATGGTCAAGGACTGTGTAACAGCAGCTGCTATTGTGTTTCTGATTGACCGCTTCCTATATTGGATTGATGCCTCAAGCAAACTTCTTCAGGTTGCCAAAGGTTTACACAAGCTGCAGCCCACGACACCGATAGGCCCTCAGGTGGTCATTCGCCAGGCTCGCCTCTCTGTGAACACAG GTAAACTTTTAAAAGCTGAATATATCTTAAGCAGCCTTATTAATGGCAATGGAGCAACAG GTACATGGCAATACGCTACGGAAAGTGATAGGACTCTAGTTCAGTCAGTCTGCTTACAAATCAGAGGACAGATTCTGCAAAAGCTGG GAATGTGGTATGAAGCAGCAGAGTTGATTTGGGCTTCAGTTGTGGGATATTTCAAACTTCCTCAACCAGATAAAAAG GGAATTGCTACTTCCTTGGGAATTTTGGCAGACATCTTTGCTTCTATGAATGAGAAAGATTATGTCCGTTTTAAAACCAACGCTGAGATTAACCTG CGCCTTCTTGGAGAGTTTAGTCATCGCTTATTATCAGCTGCGGAGGCCTGCAAGCTAGCAGCAGCCTACAGCCAATACACCCCGCTCTTTGTGCTCACAGCAGTG AACATCCGAGGAACATGTCTGCTATCCTACAGTCACTCCAAGGACTGCCCCCCGGAAAAGAGAAAGTTCTACTTATCTGAAGCGAAGGAATCCTTCGAGATTGGCCTCCTCACCAAGAATGAAAGCAGCCCTGTCACCAGCAAGCAGGAGCTCCATAGTTTTATTAAAGCTGCTTTCTGCCTCGCAACAGTGCATCGATGGCTCTATGGGGAGAGCGAAAAACTCTGTGAGGTGAATCAACTATGTAAAGAAGCCATGGGAAAACTGCATGCTTACAGCACTTCATTTACAGAAGACGAAGACAAAGGAATGCTTGCCAACGAGATCATGTCTCTGATCACATGCATTAAGAAGAGCTTGCAAGTGGAAAGCTTCCCTAATTCTGATGCCAGGTCTTACGTTCCAGACAGTTATAAAGGTGCAGTGGAAAAACTTAATCTGCAAGGGGAAGCAAACTTTGAGAAAATCCTTGCAGTGCATTCACAGCATCATCTGTCAGTGTGTGAAGTGTTTGAAAATGCTTGCAGGATTCATGAAACCACaccaggagaaaacaaaatgggAGCTTGTATCACAaccttaaaaacagaaacaaaaaacatagaCACTGTGTGTACCACTGAAGAAACAGCGCGTAAGGGGAAAGACACTGCCAAAATACGTACTGCATCAGAAGCCAGAAGTAGCTCAGAGAGACTCAGTGGCCAAACAAGAAATAAACACATTGGTTCTGATGTGATGAAAAGCTCCTTTGAGGAGATTGAACCATTAGGAAGAGTGGTGAATGatgaaaacagtgttttcagcAGACAGCAAAACACGAGTCAAACAACTACTTCAGAGAACTCTTGGTGCAAGCTGTCAAAATCAAGTTACTCTTCCAGCTGGGAGGAACTAAACTGCAATAGCAGCAAAGAGCCACCTagagaagggcagcagcaggaaaagGGTTTGGCAGGGGAGCAGTGTTGCACAACAGGATCTGAGGAGAACGCTCCAGCCGGTAGCTCGCGCTCATCGTCTCCCGGAGCTTGGCATCCTTCTCCTCGAGAGCTtccacagagctgtttggggTCTCCTCAGCCTTCCACACAGGCGGATGCCCCCCTCGGTGGGCAGCTTGCGGAGAAGTCTTCTGTTTGCGGGGAACAGCTGTTGGAGGGGAGACGCCATGGGAAGAGCACTTCAGAAAAGACAGCGAGGGAGGCGGGCAATAAGGACTTGGCAAATAAGGCGGTGGCCTCCCTCCCCAGGCCTTGCCCTGGCCCTGCCAGACCGAGGAGGGAGGcagccgctgcctcctcctcctcctcctcctcctcctgggaggagctggaggtgcggcccagctgcagcaccgcggacagcggcCGCGGAGCAAGGGCCAGAGGCACCGCTGGGCCTGGGCCCGCCAAGGGGGGCACCTGGGCTGGCCCCGAGGCAGAGACCGCGGGCAGCCTGGAGGTGCCGGCAGCCGAAGCGTGGCGCCACGCGAGTGGGGTTGCTTCTGTAAGAGCCATGAGCGTTAAGCTGGAGGTGGCCCGTGACTCCTCAGTACGTGACTGGCTGAGGAAATCCGCTGCAGTGAGGGGAAGTGGGTCTCTCAAAATGCCCGAAGTTGACCCCCAGGCAGAAACCGTAAATGACGCTGAATTTGATTTCATCAGTACTGGTAACTTAGCAAACCATTATCCTACGGCAACCGTTCCAGAGCATCAGCTGTCTCCCAGCACACAAACAACTTCACCCTCAGCAGGAAGGATGTCCATAACTGACCGCTTTGACTGTGCCACTActgaggaagatgaagaaaagcCTCAGAATGTGGGGAACACGAAGCAAGAGTCCAGCTCATCTCTCAGTCCATGGCACAAACCAGCCCACGTGTCCAAGAGTTCCTCTGAGAGTGTAGGTCCGTTTCTGAACCCAGGGGGAAGCGGTTTTGTCTTCGTGCCTGGGAGAATCAAGGAAGACGTCTTCAACGCTCGACTTCTGAGGGATGATGATTACGCAAAGCTTCTGTCAGGGGTAGAGCATAGTTGGCTTGTCCAGAGACTGTTGCCTGCAGGAATTTTTAAGGCCAAACAACTTCAGAAAGCATATT CTGCGCTTATTTTGAAGTACTCCAAGAAATCGGGCCTCTGGACAGGCCAGGAAACAGCTGTATTTATCGGGGACTACCTGAACGTGGCAAAGGAAGGCAAACAGAGAAGTGCATTTTGGATACACTTCCTGCATCAAGAGGAAAGCCTGGGAAG GTACGTTGGGAAAGaatataaggaagaaaaagggctGCTTCATCATTTCAGTGACGTGGAACGACAAATGACTGCCCAGTACTACGTGACAGAATTCAACAAAAGGCTGTATGAGCAAAAGGTCCCCACGCAAATCTTTTACATCccttctgcagtgctcctg ATACTGGAAGACAGAACTATAAAAGGATGTGTGAGTGTGGAGCCCTACATCCTTGGAGAGTTTGTGAAGCTGTCTAATAACACAAAGGTAGTAAAGAACGAGTACAAAGCCACGCAGTACGGGTTGGCCTATGGCCATTTCTGCTATGAGTTCTCCAATGGAACAGATGTTGTTGTTGATCTGCAAG GGTGGGTGACAGGTAATGGGAAAGGCCTCATCTACCTCACAGACCCCCAGATTCATTCTCTTAATCGCAAAGACGCTTCACACTCCAACTTTGGGAAGAGAGGAATTTATTACTTCTTCAATGATCAGCATGTGGAGTGCAATGAAATCTGTCGTCGCCTTTCTTTAGCAAGGCCTTCAATAGAGCCGCCAGTGTAG
- the ALPK1 gene encoding alpha-protein kinase 1 isoform X2, with product MNNQNVVATLLQECKQALDALLSAKSDTCEEDEREYQRCEALLPDELRTLLEEAKGMKWPFVPEKWQYKQDIGPEDKTNLQDMISARLPDLLVYLKASIMVKDCVTAAAIVFLIDRFLYWIDASSKLLQVAKGLHKLQPTTPIGPQVVIRQARLSVNTGTWQYATESDRTLVQSVCLQIRGQILQKLGMWYEAAELIWASVVGYFKLPQPDKKGIATSLGILADIFASMNEKDYVRFKTNAEINLRLLGEFSHRLLSAAEACKLAAAYSQYTPLFVLTAVNIRGTCLLSYSHSKDCPPEKRKFYLSEAKESFEIGLLTKNESSPVTSKQELHSFIKAAFCLATVHRWLYGESEKLCEVNQLCKEAMGKLHAYSTSFTEDEDKGMLANEIMSLITCIKKSLQVESFPNSDARSYVPDSYKGAVEKLNLQGEANFEKILAVHSQHHLSVCEVFENACRIHETTPGENKMGACITTLKTETKNIDTVCTTEETARKGKDTAKIRTASEARSSSERLSGQTRNKHIGSDVMKSSFEEIEPLGRVVNDENSVFSRQQNTSQTTTSENSWCKLSKSSYSSSWEELNCNSSKEPPREGQQQEKGLAGEQCCTTGSEENAPAGSSRSSSPGAWHPSPRELPQSCLGSPQPSTQADAPLGGQLAEKSSVCGEQLLEGRRHGKSTSEKTAREAGNKDLANKAVASLPRPCPGPARPRREAAAASSSSSSSSWEELEVRPSCSTADSGRGARARGTAGPGPAKGGTWAGPEAETAGSLEVPAAEAWRHASGVASVRAMSVKLEVARDSSVRDWLRKSAAVRGSGSLKMPEVDPQAETVNDAEFDFISTGNLANHYPTATVPEHQLSPSTQTTSPSAGRMSITDRFDCATTEEDEEKPQNVGNTKQESSSSLSPWHKPAHVSKSSSESVGPFLNPGGSGFVFVPGRIKEDVFNARLLRDDDYAKLLSGVEHSWLVQRLLPAGIFKAKQLQKAYSALILKYSKKSGLWTGQETAVFIGDYLNVAKEGKQRSAFWIHFLHQEESLGRYVGKEYKEEKGLLHHFSDVERQMTAQYYVTEFNKRLYEQKVPTQIFYIPSAVLLILEDRTIKGCVSVEPYILGEFVKLSNNTKVVKNEYKATQYGLAYGHFCYEFSNGTDVVVDLQGWVTGNGKGLIYLTDPQIHSLNRKDASHSNFGKRGIYYFFNDQHVECNEICRRLSLARPSIEPPV from the exons GTTTATTTGAAAGCCTCCATCATGGTCAAGGACTGTGTAACAGCAGCTGCTATTGTGTTTCTGATTGACCGCTTCCTATATTGGATTGATGCCTCAAGCAAACTTCTTCAGGTTGCCAAAGGTTTACACAAGCTGCAGCCCACGACACCGATAGGCCCTCAGGTGGTCATTCGCCAGGCTCGCCTCTCTGTGAACACAG GTACATGGCAATACGCTACGGAAAGTGATAGGACTCTAGTTCAGTCAGTCTGCTTACAAATCAGAGGACAGATTCTGCAAAAGCTGG GAATGTGGTATGAAGCAGCAGAGTTGATTTGGGCTTCAGTTGTGGGATATTTCAAACTTCCTCAACCAGATAAAAAG GGAATTGCTACTTCCTTGGGAATTTTGGCAGACATCTTTGCTTCTATGAATGAGAAAGATTATGTCCGTTTTAAAACCAACGCTGAGATTAACCTG CGCCTTCTTGGAGAGTTTAGTCATCGCTTATTATCAGCTGCGGAGGCCTGCAAGCTAGCAGCAGCCTACAGCCAATACACCCCGCTCTTTGTGCTCACAGCAGTG AACATCCGAGGAACATGTCTGCTATCCTACAGTCACTCCAAGGACTGCCCCCCGGAAAAGAGAAAGTTCTACTTATCTGAAGCGAAGGAATCCTTCGAGATTGGCCTCCTCACCAAGAATGAAAGCAGCCCTGTCACCAGCAAGCAGGAGCTCCATAGTTTTATTAAAGCTGCTTTCTGCCTCGCAACAGTGCATCGATGGCTCTATGGGGAGAGCGAAAAACTCTGTGAGGTGAATCAACTATGTAAAGAAGCCATGGGAAAACTGCATGCTTACAGCACTTCATTTACAGAAGACGAAGACAAAGGAATGCTTGCCAACGAGATCATGTCTCTGATCACATGCATTAAGAAGAGCTTGCAAGTGGAAAGCTTCCCTAATTCTGATGCCAGGTCTTACGTTCCAGACAGTTATAAAGGTGCAGTGGAAAAACTTAATCTGCAAGGGGAAGCAAACTTTGAGAAAATCCTTGCAGTGCATTCACAGCATCATCTGTCAGTGTGTGAAGTGTTTGAAAATGCTTGCAGGATTCATGAAACCACaccaggagaaaacaaaatgggAGCTTGTATCACAaccttaaaaacagaaacaaaaaacatagaCACTGTGTGTACCACTGAAGAAACAGCGCGTAAGGGGAAAGACACTGCCAAAATACGTACTGCATCAGAAGCCAGAAGTAGCTCAGAGAGACTCAGTGGCCAAACAAGAAATAAACACATTGGTTCTGATGTGATGAAAAGCTCCTTTGAGGAGATTGAACCATTAGGAAGAGTGGTGAATGatgaaaacagtgttttcagcAGACAGCAAAACACGAGTCAAACAACTACTTCAGAGAACTCTTGGTGCAAGCTGTCAAAATCAAGTTACTCTTCCAGCTGGGAGGAACTAAACTGCAATAGCAGCAAAGAGCCACCTagagaagggcagcagcaggaaaagGGTTTGGCAGGGGAGCAGTGTTGCACAACAGGATCTGAGGAGAACGCTCCAGCCGGTAGCTCGCGCTCATCGTCTCCCGGAGCTTGGCATCCTTCTCCTCGAGAGCTtccacagagctgtttggggTCTCCTCAGCCTTCCACACAGGCGGATGCCCCCCTCGGTGGGCAGCTTGCGGAGAAGTCTTCTGTTTGCGGGGAACAGCTGTTGGAGGGGAGACGCCATGGGAAGAGCACTTCAGAAAAGACAGCGAGGGAGGCGGGCAATAAGGACTTGGCAAATAAGGCGGTGGCCTCCCTCCCCAGGCCTTGCCCTGGCCCTGCCAGACCGAGGAGGGAGGcagccgctgcctcctcctcctcctcctcctcctcctgggaggagctggaggtgcggcccagctgcagcaccgcggacagcggcCGCGGAGCAAGGGCCAGAGGCACCGCTGGGCCTGGGCCCGCCAAGGGGGGCACCTGGGCTGGCCCCGAGGCAGAGACCGCGGGCAGCCTGGAGGTGCCGGCAGCCGAAGCGTGGCGCCACGCGAGTGGGGTTGCTTCTGTAAGAGCCATGAGCGTTAAGCTGGAGGTGGCCCGTGACTCCTCAGTACGTGACTGGCTGAGGAAATCCGCTGCAGTGAGGGGAAGTGGGTCTCTCAAAATGCCCGAAGTTGACCCCCAGGCAGAAACCGTAAATGACGCTGAATTTGATTTCATCAGTACTGGTAACTTAGCAAACCATTATCCTACGGCAACCGTTCCAGAGCATCAGCTGTCTCCCAGCACACAAACAACTTCACCCTCAGCAGGAAGGATGTCCATAACTGACCGCTTTGACTGTGCCACTActgaggaagatgaagaaaagcCTCAGAATGTGGGGAACACGAAGCAAGAGTCCAGCTCATCTCTCAGTCCATGGCACAAACCAGCCCACGTGTCCAAGAGTTCCTCTGAGAGTGTAGGTCCGTTTCTGAACCCAGGGGGAAGCGGTTTTGTCTTCGTGCCTGGGAGAATCAAGGAAGACGTCTTCAACGCTCGACTTCTGAGGGATGATGATTACGCAAAGCTTCTGTCAGGGGTAGAGCATAGTTGGCTTGTCCAGAGACTGTTGCCTGCAGGAATTTTTAAGGCCAAACAACTTCAGAAAGCATATT CTGCGCTTATTTTGAAGTACTCCAAGAAATCGGGCCTCTGGACAGGCCAGGAAACAGCTGTATTTATCGGGGACTACCTGAACGTGGCAAAGGAAGGCAAACAGAGAAGTGCATTTTGGATACACTTCCTGCATCAAGAGGAAAGCCTGGGAAG GTACGTTGGGAAAGaatataaggaagaaaaagggctGCTTCATCATTTCAGTGACGTGGAACGACAAATGACTGCCCAGTACTACGTGACAGAATTCAACAAAAGGCTGTATGAGCAAAAGGTCCCCACGCAAATCTTTTACATCccttctgcagtgctcctg ATACTGGAAGACAGAACTATAAAAGGATGTGTGAGTGTGGAGCCCTACATCCTTGGAGAGTTTGTGAAGCTGTCTAATAACACAAAGGTAGTAAAGAACGAGTACAAAGCCACGCAGTACGGGTTGGCCTATGGCCATTTCTGCTATGAGTTCTCCAATGGAACAGATGTTGTTGTTGATCTGCAAG GGTGGGTGACAGGTAATGGGAAAGGCCTCATCTACCTCACAGACCCCCAGATTCATTCTCTTAATCGCAAAGACGCTTCACACTCCAACTTTGGGAAGAGAGGAATTTATTACTTCTTCAATGATCAGCATGTGGAGTGCAATGAAATCTGTCGTCGCCTTTCTTTAGCAAGGCCTTCAATAGAGCCGCCAGTGTAG
- the ALPK1 gene encoding alpha-protein kinase 1 isoform X3: MVKDCVTAAAIVFLIDRFLYWIDASSKLLQVAKGLHKLQPTTPIGPQVVIRQARLSVNTGKLLKAEYILSSLINGNGATGTWQYATESDRTLVQSVCLQIRGQILQKLGMWYEAAELIWASVVGYFKLPQPDKKGIATSLGILADIFASMNEKDYVRFKTNAEINLRLLGEFSHRLLSAAEACKLAAAYSQYTPLFVLTAVNIRGTCLLSYSHSKDCPPEKRKFYLSEAKESFEIGLLTKNESSPVTSKQELHSFIKAAFCLATVHRWLYGESEKLCEVNQLCKEAMGKLHAYSTSFTEDEDKGMLANEIMSLITCIKKSLQVESFPNSDARSYVPDSYKGAVEKLNLQGEANFEKILAVHSQHHLSVCEVFENACRIHETTPGENKMGACITTLKTETKNIDTVCTTEETARKGKDTAKIRTASEARSSSERLSGQTRNKHIGSDVMKSSFEEIEPLGRVVNDENSVFSRQQNTSQTTTSENSWCKLSKSSYSSSWEELNCNSSKEPPREGQQQEKGLAGEQCCTTGSEENAPAGSSRSSSPGAWHPSPRELPQSCLGSPQPSTQADAPLGGQLAEKSSVCGEQLLEGRRHGKSTSEKTAREAGNKDLANKAVASLPRPCPGPARPRREAAAASSSSSSSSWEELEVRPSCSTADSGRGARARGTAGPGPAKGGTWAGPEAETAGSLEVPAAEAWRHASGVASVRAMSVKLEVARDSSVRDWLRKSAAVRGSGSLKMPEVDPQAETVNDAEFDFISTGNLANHYPTATVPEHQLSPSTQTTSPSAGRMSITDRFDCATTEEDEEKPQNVGNTKQESSSSLSPWHKPAHVSKSSSESVGPFLNPGGSGFVFVPGRIKEDVFNARLLRDDDYAKLLSGVEHSWLVQRLLPAGIFKAKQLQKAYSALILKYSKKSGLWTGQETAVFIGDYLNVAKEGKQRSAFWIHFLHQEESLGRYVGKEYKEEKGLLHHFSDVERQMTAQYYVTEFNKRLYEQKVPTQIFYIPSAVLLILEDRTIKGCVSVEPYILGEFVKLSNNTKVVKNEYKATQYGLAYGHFCYEFSNGTDVVVDLQGWVTGNGKGLIYLTDPQIHSLNRKDASHSNFGKRGIYYFFNDQHVECNEICRRLSLARPSIEPPV, translated from the exons ATGGTCAAGGACTGTGTAACAGCAGCTGCTATTGTGTTTCTGATTGACCGCTTCCTATATTGGATTGATGCCTCAAGCAAACTTCTTCAGGTTGCCAAAGGTTTACACAAGCTGCAGCCCACGACACCGATAGGCCCTCAGGTGGTCATTCGCCAGGCTCGCCTCTCTGTGAACACAG GTAAACTTTTAAAAGCTGAATATATCTTAAGCAGCCTTATTAATGGCAATGGAGCAACAG GTACATGGCAATACGCTACGGAAAGTGATAGGACTCTAGTTCAGTCAGTCTGCTTACAAATCAGAGGACAGATTCTGCAAAAGCTGG GAATGTGGTATGAAGCAGCAGAGTTGATTTGGGCTTCAGTTGTGGGATATTTCAAACTTCCTCAACCAGATAAAAAG GGAATTGCTACTTCCTTGGGAATTTTGGCAGACATCTTTGCTTCTATGAATGAGAAAGATTATGTCCGTTTTAAAACCAACGCTGAGATTAACCTG CGCCTTCTTGGAGAGTTTAGTCATCGCTTATTATCAGCTGCGGAGGCCTGCAAGCTAGCAGCAGCCTACAGCCAATACACCCCGCTCTTTGTGCTCACAGCAGTG AACATCCGAGGAACATGTCTGCTATCCTACAGTCACTCCAAGGACTGCCCCCCGGAAAAGAGAAAGTTCTACTTATCTGAAGCGAAGGAATCCTTCGAGATTGGCCTCCTCACCAAGAATGAAAGCAGCCCTGTCACCAGCAAGCAGGAGCTCCATAGTTTTATTAAAGCTGCTTTCTGCCTCGCAACAGTGCATCGATGGCTCTATGGGGAGAGCGAAAAACTCTGTGAGGTGAATCAACTATGTAAAGAAGCCATGGGAAAACTGCATGCTTACAGCACTTCATTTACAGAAGACGAAGACAAAGGAATGCTTGCCAACGAGATCATGTCTCTGATCACATGCATTAAGAAGAGCTTGCAAGTGGAAAGCTTCCCTAATTCTGATGCCAGGTCTTACGTTCCAGACAGTTATAAAGGTGCAGTGGAAAAACTTAATCTGCAAGGGGAAGCAAACTTTGAGAAAATCCTTGCAGTGCATTCACAGCATCATCTGTCAGTGTGTGAAGTGTTTGAAAATGCTTGCAGGATTCATGAAACCACaccaggagaaaacaaaatgggAGCTTGTATCACAaccttaaaaacagaaacaaaaaacatagaCACTGTGTGTACCACTGAAGAAACAGCGCGTAAGGGGAAAGACACTGCCAAAATACGTACTGCATCAGAAGCCAGAAGTAGCTCAGAGAGACTCAGTGGCCAAACAAGAAATAAACACATTGGTTCTGATGTGATGAAAAGCTCCTTTGAGGAGATTGAACCATTAGGAAGAGTGGTGAATGatgaaaacagtgttttcagcAGACAGCAAAACACGAGTCAAACAACTACTTCAGAGAACTCTTGGTGCAAGCTGTCAAAATCAAGTTACTCTTCCAGCTGGGAGGAACTAAACTGCAATAGCAGCAAAGAGCCACCTagagaagggcagcagcaggaaaagGGTTTGGCAGGGGAGCAGTGTTGCACAACAGGATCTGAGGAGAACGCTCCAGCCGGTAGCTCGCGCTCATCGTCTCCCGGAGCTTGGCATCCTTCTCCTCGAGAGCTtccacagagctgtttggggTCTCCTCAGCCTTCCACACAGGCGGATGCCCCCCTCGGTGGGCAGCTTGCGGAGAAGTCTTCTGTTTGCGGGGAACAGCTGTTGGAGGGGAGACGCCATGGGAAGAGCACTTCAGAAAAGACAGCGAGGGAGGCGGGCAATAAGGACTTGGCAAATAAGGCGGTGGCCTCCCTCCCCAGGCCTTGCCCTGGCCCTGCCAGACCGAGGAGGGAGGcagccgctgcctcctcctcctcctcctcctcctcctgggaggagctggaggtgcggcccagctgcagcaccgcggacagcggcCGCGGAGCAAGGGCCAGAGGCACCGCTGGGCCTGGGCCCGCCAAGGGGGGCACCTGGGCTGGCCCCGAGGCAGAGACCGCGGGCAGCCTGGAGGTGCCGGCAGCCGAAGCGTGGCGCCACGCGAGTGGGGTTGCTTCTGTAAGAGCCATGAGCGTTAAGCTGGAGGTGGCCCGTGACTCCTCAGTACGTGACTGGCTGAGGAAATCCGCTGCAGTGAGGGGAAGTGGGTCTCTCAAAATGCCCGAAGTTGACCCCCAGGCAGAAACCGTAAATGACGCTGAATTTGATTTCATCAGTACTGGTAACTTAGCAAACCATTATCCTACGGCAACCGTTCCAGAGCATCAGCTGTCTCCCAGCACACAAACAACTTCACCCTCAGCAGGAAGGATGTCCATAACTGACCGCTTTGACTGTGCCACTActgaggaagatgaagaaaagcCTCAGAATGTGGGGAACACGAAGCAAGAGTCCAGCTCATCTCTCAGTCCATGGCACAAACCAGCCCACGTGTCCAAGAGTTCCTCTGAGAGTGTAGGTCCGTTTCTGAACCCAGGGGGAAGCGGTTTTGTCTTCGTGCCTGGGAGAATCAAGGAAGACGTCTTCAACGCTCGACTTCTGAGGGATGATGATTACGCAAAGCTTCTGTCAGGGGTAGAGCATAGTTGGCTTGTCCAGAGACTGTTGCCTGCAGGAATTTTTAAGGCCAAACAACTTCAGAAAGCATATT CTGCGCTTATTTTGAAGTACTCCAAGAAATCGGGCCTCTGGACAGGCCAGGAAACAGCTGTATTTATCGGGGACTACCTGAACGTGGCAAAGGAAGGCAAACAGAGAAGTGCATTTTGGATACACTTCCTGCATCAAGAGGAAAGCCTGGGAAG GTACGTTGGGAAAGaatataaggaagaaaaagggctGCTTCATCATTTCAGTGACGTGGAACGACAAATGACTGCCCAGTACTACGTGACAGAATTCAACAAAAGGCTGTATGAGCAAAAGGTCCCCACGCAAATCTTTTACATCccttctgcagtgctcctg ATACTGGAAGACAGAACTATAAAAGGATGTGTGAGTGTGGAGCCCTACATCCTTGGAGAGTTTGTGAAGCTGTCTAATAACACAAAGGTAGTAAAGAACGAGTACAAAGCCACGCAGTACGGGTTGGCCTATGGCCATTTCTGCTATGAGTTCTCCAATGGAACAGATGTTGTTGTTGATCTGCAAG GGTGGGTGACAGGTAATGGGAAAGGCCTCATCTACCTCACAGACCCCCAGATTCATTCTCTTAATCGCAAAGACGCTTCACACTCCAACTTTGGGAAGAGAGGAATTTATTACTTCTTCAATGATCAGCATGTGGAGTGCAATGAAATCTGTCGTCGCCTTTCTTTAGCAAGGCCTTCAATAGAGCCGCCAGTGTAG